The following nucleotide sequence is from Aspergillus nidulans FGSC A4 chromosome I.
TGGCGGGCCTGGTGTAGATGATCGCTCCAATCACATACACGCGCAGCAAGCCACATTTGAATTTCTAAGCAATTGCACCATTCACGGACCTAGTCTCCATCCTCTCGCCCATTACAAAGCACGGTGCAAACATGCCCAGAAGGTAGAAACCCTGGCTCTCGCAGTCAAGCCCTCTTTCGACTACAGTCCATTATCCGTGGGGCGAAATCAGTCCTCTGACCTAACACGGATTGCCCGCCACTAGACATGCACACACATGTGTCTGTCCTTTGATATCAGCCTAGACGTCGCAGCAGATCGCCAATCAGCATCTAGCTGTCCTAGTGGCCTCTATTTCAGGCTCCTTCTAGTTCTTGGCAGGTCTCATGCCTCTGTCATAGCTCTGCAAGCCAGCAGATACGAAGCCCAGTCTCAACCGGGAGGATGCCTCTCCTTCGGCACGTTCGAGCAGACCCCATCCAGACGCGCTCTTTTTAAGCAGAAGGTATTTAGATTGTGGGCTGCGTTCCCTGGAGAGAGTGGTCCTTGGGCGCTGTGATTTTCAAATGTGACCTATGCCAGCTCTAGTTTAAACTAAACCTGTCGCAGTTCCCCTCTATTCTTGCACTTTGCCTATTTACATTGAATTGGAGCATTGCGTGATAATTGAATACAACCGTTTGAAGGACTAAACTACGGCCTCATTGGCAACGAGGCGTGCTGCGTGGCGCCGGAGGCCTACGAAAGAACGGGCTAATTCGCATGTAAACTTGCCAGTCAGCGTAATGCACAGCAGTAGAATGGCTACCACAATCTGGAACGCCAGTAGATGAGGATTAACAGCTAGACGAGGGCTGGAAATGGGGTGCGCGTAGACATACATCGCTTGCTACATTTCGGACGATTGTTGTTAGACTAGAAAGTTATTTAGGCCACCACGTAATGGAACGGGCTCTCTGTCCATCGAGACTTTAAATACTGAAGTAGGACTACGAGACACAGACATGGATTTGATTTCTAACATGGCAGTGGCGCAGAAGGTGGATTACCAAAGCCACCAGCTCGTGTAAGTGCGCTGCAAAGCCTGCAAGAGGAAGACTAGATACAGCTTAGGACTGCTAGACAAACTATAATAACCTACTAATGAGCCTCGTAAACCTAATCGGAACTGCCAGTGGACACAGGAAGCCGAAACAGCCCCTGGGTCCAGGTTACTGTAGCCTTAGGGCAAGCTTAGGCCCGGTACGGAAGGGAGCCCTAAGAGTACTAAGGACCTAAAAGGCCATGTTTTTAAATGCTTCATAGGTGCATAAAGATTGACCAACAACTTGTCCTTGGTATCTCATTCGTGTCCCAGATTAGAACTTGTACGGGGTTATCGCCGTGACCGCGGTACCTAGATCCTATCCACATTCAGGGCGCCAGATTCCGATCTCTACCAGAAGCAGTCCTTGCCTGTTTATGTTCCCCCAGTCTAGATACATATCCAACCACAAGCATTACCACACCACCCTTTTCCCATTTCAGACCAACCGCTAAGTGTCTAGAGGTCGTCCTTGGTCACATGCAGCGGCCCATTCCCATCATCGACAGGGCAGTGACCTGCATCATCACTGTCAAACTCCACGACACAGGATGCATCCGTTCCAATCGAGATCCCAATGAAAGTAGTCTCCTTCTGTCCAACACCAGTGCCCAGCACATTGCCGTTCTCATCGCGTACGTCACAGTTGGTCGGCGAGCCGCCAAAGTCACTCAAGCAGTGGAACTGCCGACCAGAGGCCCAGCAGTCGCCCTCGATTTGGAATGTGCGGCCGTCGCCCGTGTTGAAGCACGGGgacctgtccttggggtACCCATCGTTGTAGATGGCCTCGCCGTTCTCACGAATGATGGCAAAGCTGTTGTAGTTGCCGGACTGGTCGCCaatggcggagaaggagccgGACGACCAGACCACCTTAAGGCGTTcggcggtggtggttgtggccAGGAGGGCGAGGCTGAGGCCCAGGGCGAGGGTGCGGATGGAGggcattttttctttttcggtGTTCGGAATTGAGGAAGGTTGCGGATGGAATGGTGCAGTTTCAGAAGGGTGGTGAAGAGGGTCTTTATATCCCTCTCGAAGATCTTCACTCAGTACATACATGCATACCCCCTTCCCGCAGAAAGTAACAAATCCTGGTCCCTCGGCTACTGCCAGACTCCTACCTAAGGGTGGAGAAGACTAAAGTGCAGATGAACCCCGATGGCTTGTACCGTGTCGGTCCTGTAGTTAGACTTCGTACCCCCGTACCCTGTCTATGGAGGTTCACCATCCGTGCTATACATATTAGACAGTCCTTATTTGCAGTAGATCTAGAGTCTACACGCCTTACTCCAATGCGTGGAAGTACACTATCTCTTCGGTTTAAAAGCGAGTATACCTAGCCCTCTGGCGTCAAGTATCTGATGAGTGCTCTTGACTCCAACTTCCACAGCTGCTCATCGTCATGAgcgcaaggaagagagagagagaggaatTAGGGCCCGCAGGCAAACATGGCAGGTAGAGCGAAGGATTTCTTGAAAGTGTGCTTCGGGAACCACATCTCAGACACAGGGACAGTCCATCCCGCCTGGCTTGGCCCCTAAATTCCGGGAAGATATGCGAGGTTGAGCTGCTTTTCAAGTTCCAGGCTGGTTAGGGTCTGGACAGCCCTTGAAGTGGATCTCGGGGTCTTCCCTTGGATCCACTGCAAAGGGTCAATCTGCACATAGCCTGGCTCCTCTGGCCGTAACCTGCCTATCAGGGCTCGCTCGGCAGAAGATTCGCTTTTGAGATGCTCTTGTCACCGTATTTGGCCCCAAACTATTGGACTTGGCGAATGTCTCTTATGAGGCTGATCTTAGCCTGGAATTGGAATTCTGCACGGCCTTACAATGGAGTAGTAGTACGAACTATGCAGAAGTTCTCGTTCTGTCTAGATACTGTCAATGCGGGACAAGCCAGGTACGCCTGCCCTGTACAATTTGAGACCTAGCCCAGCTCTAAGAATGATGTCTGCTCCAATACTTTAGAAACGGTATGCGCAGTATGAAGTCGTTTTGTTGGTTCCTCCAGCTACTCTTAAACAGGAAGGTGGCATAAAAAGGATTTTTGGCGTTAGCTCGGCCCCCAACTCCATCTGGTAGATCAAGTGCACCCCACACGGGTTGTCGTCCCTGTCTGAACTCTGCACTAGATACCAGACGGCCCAAGACTGCCAGCATTGTCGatctcgccttcttcgtttCGGCCCCCAACGTCGGCCGTACTGACTTAGTAAACGGCTGCTTCTAAGGCAGGCGGGCTAATGCAAGcctgagaagaagatgtgGTCAGGTTCCAAGGTCATGGTTGCCCAGGTGGCTGGCGTCAGGCGGGGTCAGTCGTGCCATGCTTCTGTCCTTGACTTGGTATTCACATGCAGGATTCTCCTCCGCGAAATCCTACAATTTACGGTAGAATAGGGTAATTGCATCGGGTGTGTTTGGTTCTGGGGGCAGCAGGAGTGAAATATGAGGAGTACGGATTTAAGGATGTTATAGAGATGGACTCCTTCAGTCTACAAGCCTCGCAGGCTTACGAGAGTGACCGTTTCAGTACTCCCTAGATATCGTTTTAGGAGCGCTATACTAAACTACAGAACCATTCGCACGGCCACAACCCAGACTCTAGCTGCGCCACCCAACGGTCGTCCATAGTACGAACGTGGCTCGTGTCTTGTAAGATCCCAGTCGTGACCAGAGGTCGACGTGGGAAAAACGGGCATTATCGCAAGCACTACATAGAGGATATTCTCTCCTGTGCGTCATGAAGAGACCGAGCCTGATCCGATTCCCTTCCAAGGGGCAGGTAAGTACCTACTTACCCCCTGAGATgtcactgctgctgctgaggatcaAAGACATGTTGGATGGTacggaggcggagagggagggTGGACGACGGGCCGTCATAGTGATTTGTCTTCTTTCTAGGCTCTCGGGCAGTGTCCCTATACTAAGTGTGATTTGACAGGTGGCATAAATAGATATGACTAGCCATACTAAGACACTCGTCTGGCGCTTACAGGTGGTGTGCCTTCAGGGAGAGGCCTTTCTCATCCTGCTCTTTGCCCTAGATGGATTGCAGATATCTATGTGGCCGCTCGTTGTCTCCCTCAGCGTGGCACTTTGCTAAAATTTGCCGGACTAGCTGATCGAAAACAgagtccagctcttcaaatTGTCTGTttcgaaaagaaaaaaaagtacaacagctgggattcgcatgtggcCACCttccatac
It contains:
- a CDS encoding uncharacterized protein (transcript_id=CADANIAT00007443) yields the protein MPSIRTLALGLSLALLATTTTAERLKVVWSSGSFSAIGDQSGNYNSFAIIRENGEAIYNDGYPKDRSPCFNTGDGRTFQIEGDCWASGRQFHCLSDFGGSPTNCDVRDENGNVLGTGVGQKETTFIGISIGTDASCVVEFDSDDAGHCPVDDGNGPLHVTKDDL
- a CDS encoding uncharacterized protein (transcript_id=CADANIAT00007444); translation: MSLILSSSSDISGGSTETVTLDFAEENPACEYQVKDRSMARLTPPDASHLGNHDLGT